A region of the Harpia harpyja isolate bHarHar1 chromosome 14, bHarHar1 primary haplotype, whole genome shotgun sequence genome:
gggagAGGGCTGCAAAGCACCAGAGCCGGCACTGGGAACGGAGTCTGGAGGTTGTTCTCAAAGTGCCTGTCAGTGGGCTGCAGCCTGGGTTTGTCTAGTAGCGCTTTCTCTGGCCAAGGCAAATGCAAAGGTATTTTATGCAAACTAAAGGGAGTATTCAAAAGCAGTGCTTGTGCGTGTTCATTGCCAGCACTCAAAATAACACCGTGGTTCATGAGAAATTGTGGAATGGTGTCGACTGCATTTTATTGATGTCACTAAATCAGGTCGAAGCCCCTGCCTGCATTTTCATGTGTCCACACAAGCTCACCAGCAGTTGAGCTCTGACAACATTTAGCTCAGGCCTTTTCCAGCTGCAGTCTCCTCTCACAGGGGAGCTGGAAGCTTCATCAGGACAAACTGGGTTGGAGACATGGGGCTTGGGCTGGCCCAATGCTGAGCAAATGGAGCCAGCCCAACGGTGCTGGAGAGAGGGAGGATGGAGAACAGACCTCCAAGCTTGTCTCCAAGCTGTGTCTTCCCTGGAGCATGTTAGCTCCCAGGCGCCCGGCCAAAGCCGGACTATAAGGCCAAGCTCTACGTGGATGAGTTATTTGCCAGGTAAAGTTGATGGGAACCTGAATCTGTGAAAAGCTCTGCTGGCCGGGATCCTTCTGCAGGAGCAGGTCCCTGGAGAACATCTCCTTGGGCCAGGCCCTGTCCTCTCCGTGTGCGGTGCCTGGGCTCTTGCAGGCAACAAGAAGTGATAAAGAAAAATTAGATCTGGCTGGCGAAAAACGTTCCCGTGGGAAATTTTGACTTTTTGTCAGAAACTCCAGCGCGTTTCTTTTTCAGCCCCAAATAAGCATGAATAGGAACAAAGATTCGGTTTTGGCAGGGGGAATGGGCTTACCAAAGAAAACACCCAAATTTTTAAGCAAAGCAGACACATTCTATCATTTTTCTCCCTGGttgaaaaaaacaattttccagaaaaaagagcaaattcagtgaaaaaaatgtaatcagtTCTTACACCACTGCCTGGGGTAAATTCAGTTAATTTGGCTAATTCACCTACCCCCTCaccactgctgctcaggaggGTCTGGCCTCCTCTGGTTTCCCTCTCAAGCGGTTGAAGATCCCTCCAGCATGCAGCCGGCAACATCACCACCAACTCACCGCTCAtcccctgcctctgcccagcGAAGGCTGGGTCCGTAGCCCTCGGGTGACCGCAAAGCCTGACTTTCTCTCAGGATTTAGGAGAGAAACCAGGGTGGGCCGATGGTCAGGAGCAAGTGGGTGGGAGCTGAATAGGGTTATTGTGATCTTTATCTAGGGGGATTATTCCAGGCAGTGTGGGCTTGGCAGGGCAATGCAGTTGTTTGGCCATGGTTGGTTTTGCAGACTGATAGGTATGGCCCCAGGGAATGTGCAGCAGAAACGGGCCGGGGAAAATTATTTTACGGTAGCTTCATCCTTGCAAAACATTCACTTCCCAGCAAAGCTGGCGGAAAAGGAAAAAACTGACTGATTTTCGTTTGCAGAAGTCTGCCGTGGCTAGGACTGTGCATGGTCTGAAATGCAAAGCCTGGCACAAAAGTCACACATTTTACTGGAAACTGGGAACTTGTATCCTTTTTATTGGAAGCAAATTGGAAGGGAGAAGGATGGTAAGTGCACGGGGCCAGCATAGTAACTGAGCATTTTCAGGAGCACTTCAGGACCCTGCAGACTAGACCAAGGGTCCAACAGCACCCTGAGATCGCACCACATTTTATGTCATTGCTGACAGCGGTAACTCTCTGCAGGCGGGGAACCGGTCCCTGTCTGTGGGACGGGACGGAGGCCTGGGGGGAGCtgagcccctcctgcccccctggacctgctgctgaggaagaggcagCGCTGGGGCGGCGGTGGGAAATAATCAAGACGTAGAGTCCCATCCCCGAGCGCTGCCggcacagaagcaaagcaaacccgGAGATAAAGCCCGGCCCGGTGCTGTTGGCACATCCGAGCGGCACCCTCCGCCTTCTCCTCCGGGAAACGGCATCTCCCCGCCGCTTCCCCCCGCGCTGCcaccgccccggggccgcccccgctccgccccgACCTGAGCcgcagcccggcggggagcggaggcTCCGGACCGGGGCAGAGGCACCGCCGCCCGCTGCCGGGCCCCCCGCACCTTCCCCCGGCGCCGCCACTGCGTGTGTCCCGGTGTCACCGGGCTGCAGGACCGGGCCCCGCTCTCCCCGCCAGATAACCCAGGCTTGGCCGTGCCTCGGTGTTGAAGGCGGAGGGGAAGAAATTGCGCTCGCTGCAAGGGAGACATCTGATTGtgatttgggaagaaaaaaaaaaaaaggaggagaagggggaaaaaaaaaaaaaaaaaagcccaaccccgGCCGCTCGCcgaggttttttttcctatcgTCGGAGctgcaaatattttggaagaCGGGGCCGTGTTTTCCGTGTAAacaaggcggcggcggcgggcgggcggcgggtgcCGGGGACGCGCTCCGggggccgggggtcccggcgCGGAGACCCGAGCCCAGCCCGGGGCGCACCCCAGACCCCGGGGCTGGGTCACCCCTAGCCACCGGCACACGGCTGATCCCGGGGGCTGGCACCGGCCCCCTAAACGGCGGCGAGGAGGGGAGCGGCAGCGCACGGGGATCCCGCCGGAGCGCAGGGGGTTGGGAGATCGGGGGCAGCCGTCTGCGGGATGTGCGGGGACTCAAGGGGAAGAGCACCCTAAACCCTTCGCCCTTGCCCCCCCCCGGGCAGAGGCGAGGGACGCCCCGTCTCCCCTCGGGGACAGCCCGGAGGCTGGGGCTCGCTTACAGCCAGGACGGCGCGGGTTTCTCGACCCGAGACGGAGCGAACCGGCTGCTCCCCGGTTCTCATTCGGCCTTGGGGCTCGTTCCGAGTCCCTGCCGCCCCGCCATCGTCCCCCGGGGCCACCCGCACCCCCTGAGGACGCAGCGACGGAAGCCGCAGGCTCTGCCGACCTGCCCTCCCCAGCGCCCGGCCGCCTTTTCTCTCCGGGGAGGACCGGagcccgtccccgtcccgtccgGGCGCGGAGCCTCTCGGGCGAGCTGGAGGCTTTGCGGTGGGGCTCGGAGCCGGTGTCCCggggaagggagcagggctgCCGGCGAGCTCCGGGACGCCCGGACCAGACCCCGCTCCCTGGACTGCGGGACCCCCGGCTGGGAGCAGCCCGGGACGGGAGACCCTTCCCAGCCAGACGGGGCTCCTCAGCGCTTCTCCGAACGCGAACGGTGTTTTCCCGGTCTCCTGAGtgtcccttctcccctctcctgaGCTCCTTAGTGTCCCCTGCCCCTCCCTTCCCAGTCTGCCGCTGTCCCCTGCCTTGGTCTCCCGGGTGCCTCCAGTGTCCCCCGCCCCACGCCTCCGGGGGTCTCTGTATCCCCTGTCCCAAATTCCTGTGCCTCGCCGTCCCCCGCCCGGTGATCCCCAGTTCCCCGTGCCCCCCGCTCTGCACCTCGGCGTCCCTCGATGTTGTCACCAGTGCGCTCCCGGGTGCCTCAGTGTCCCCCCCCTTGCGCTGCCGGGCGCCTCGGTGTCCCATCCCCTGCGCTTCTGATTGCCTTCCCCTGCTCCGCGCTTCTGGGTGCCTGGGTGTCCCCTCCTTTGCCATACGCTCCCGGGTGCCTCAGTGTCCCCCGCCTTGCGCTGCCGGGCGCCACAGTGTCCCATCCCCTGCGCTTCCGATTGCCTTCCCCTGCTCCGCGCTTCTGGGTGCCTCGGTGTCCCCTCCTTTGCCGTACGCTCCCGGGTGCCTCAGTGCCCTGCTCTCCATCTCCCTGCGTGTCCCTGTCCCGCTCCCCGTGTCCCTGGACGTCCCCGCGCTGCTCGCCGTGTCCCTGGATGTCCCTCTGACTTTCGGTCCCCGTTCCCTTGCAAGGTCCTGGATGTCCCCCTGCCTCTCGCTCGCCGTGTCCCTGGATGtgcccctgcctctccctccccatccctgaaGGTCCCTTGCCGGGTCCTGGATGTCCCCCTGCCTCTCACTCCCTGTCCCTGAAGGTCCCTTGCCGGGTCCTGGATGTCCCCCTGCCTTTCGCTCCCCGTTCCCTTGCCGGGTCCTGGATGTGCCCCTGCCTCTCACTCCCCGTCCCTGCAGGTTCCTTGCCGGGTCCTGGATGTCCCCCTTACTTTCCCTCCCCGTTCCCTGACGGATCCTGGATGTCCCCCTACCTTTCCCTCCCCGTCCCTGAAGGTCCCTTGCCGGGTCCTGGATGTCCCCCTGCCTCTCGCTCCCCGTCCCCTGCCGGCTCCTCCgctctcccctccctttccctgcccttcCGGGGACCTCAGCGCCCTTTCCCCGTCCTATCCCCCCCGCGTCTGCCGGAGTGTCCGTGCCCGCGGCGTGGGACTCACCCACGCACTCGTTGGCCTCCCGGGCCGTCGCTCTCTGCCAGGGCCGGTCGTAGTGGAAGGGCTTGCAGCGGTCGCACTCGGGGCCGGCCGTGTTGTGCTTGCAGTCGCACACCAAGCTGTCGTCGCGGTCCCGGACGCAGCGCGACGCGTGGCCGTTGCACTTGCATCGCCCGCCGACCTGCAAGTCGGAGACGGCGTAGAAGTAGGAATCGCGGGCCAGCTCGGAGTCATCCTCGCTCTCGTCGCCGAAGGTGTGGAGGCGGCTGAAGGTCACCCTGATGTCGGTGGCCGTCACCCAGTCCTGCAGGACGGGCGAGTTGTCGAAGTCGTGGGCGGTGGGGCGGCCGTCCAGGGTGCTGAAGGCGATGAGGCCGCCGGAGAGGGGCCGCACGTCGGTGTGCGAGTCGGTGCAGACCGCCTCCTGCTCGTTCTGCTTGGTGATGGCGGCGCGGCTGGGCTTGTTGTACATCTTGCGGCACTGCGTGGAGTAGAACTGGAAGGGCACCCAGGTCTTGCCGTAGTCCATGGACTTGTGGATGGCCATGGACTCGGGGCGCGGCGAGCAGAACTGCAGGCTGACGTAGGTCACCTCGAATTTCTTGCCCAGGGAGAGGGTGAGGGTGACGTTGTGGGGGTACTGGACGTAGCTGTCGGACTGCCAGCAGGTCAGGTTGTGCGGGTTGTTGAGGTCGGTGAGGAAGGAGGGCGGGTGGGCGCGCTTGGGGTCGGAGGCGTTGCAGAGGTGGCAGGAGCGGACCTGCTCCTCGCCCTTCTCCGTCACCACGCAGTACCGCGACGGCGGCTTCCCGCAGGTGCTCGACACCTTCACCTCCTTCCCGAAGGCCGAGTTGACGAAGTCGGGGATGCAGCGGCGGGGCAGCCCGTGCTCGTCGTAGCAGGGGTCGGGCTGAGCCGTCTGCACGGCGAACATGCTCACGCCGTGGTAGCCGCCACGCAGGGGCTGCGCCAGCCAcgccgccgccagcagcagggccagcggcgcctccgcgcccctccgcggcATCCTGCGCAACCTCCGCGCGGCGCGGGGCGACGAGGGAGGGGAGCCGCCGCTCTAGCGCGCAGCTCCGCGGGGCGACTTGGCCGACGGACGCGGTGCAGCGGCTCAGGGAGCCCGGAGCATCGCCCGCCCCGCGGCCAGCCCCGCCGAGAAAGGGGAgaccgcggcggcggcggcaccacAAAAGTGCGGCTGGCGGCGGGGCTGGGTCCCGCCTGCCTCCCGCCCCGGCTCTCGCACGGAGAATGACTGGCGGTCCCAGCCCCCGCCGCGTTTGAGGTCATGCTAAAGGAGTGACATCGCGCTCAAGGAACAGAACAACGACATCCACTGGCGGCTCAGCCAGAGACACGCACAggcctcggggagggggggggggggggatgggagaGGGACGGAGCCCGGCCCGACACCGCGGCGATGggcgccggcgccgccgcggGGCTCCCGAGCCTCCCCGAGGAGCCGGGGATGGGCCCTCCTTCtgttccaccccccccccccccgtccctctGTGTCCCCGGCGGGGCTGGAaggccggggctgcccgcgcCCCAGCAGCTGGGGATGCTCCGTGGGCAtggggcggggagagggggggagcgGCCGGGCGGAGCCCCCCCGCCTACCTGTGGGGACGCCGAGAGGGACAGGATCGGGCCCTCTCCCAGCTGGTGGCTGCTGGCCTCCCCTTCCCTACCAGGCCAGACAGGACCTGACCCCCGCAGCtggactgggagggggggggctggggccaAGCCACAGTCCAGTGCAGGAGCCCGGGGCCCGGAGCCCGCCTGGGCACCGGCCCGCTCCGAGGGGGCTCCCGGCGGGTCTCGGCCCGGAGTCTTCGCCCCCGGGAAAGAAAACCCGATGCCGGGGAAGTTTAAACGGGGGGAAATCTCGAGTCCTTGGGCAGGACACAGGAACTAAGGGGCCTGGCGCCCCCCGGCACGTTGTTTTAGGGCGCTGATGTTGGTGAAGGGGCGGTTTCCCCTGCACGGCCACGGGGACGGGGGCTGCGCGGCGTCTTTCGCCGCTCCCCCTCGCTGTGCAGCTTGTCGGCTCTCCCCTTAGAGCGAGGAAGGGGTTAAAGGGCGGCACTTGTCTCCCACCGGAGACCAGCTCCGGCTGGGCTCTTCCCCCGGTGATCCCGGCCGGGGGCAGCCCGCTGCCCCGACGTGCTGGCCCCGGGGGACGGTACCGAGATCCCGGAGAGAGTGTCCCGAGGTTTCCCTCCCGCGGATCccggccgccctgcccgcccccccttccctccctccttgaTTAAAAGGgcacttttatttttccaacGGAGGTGCCCTCTCTCGGAGCGCTGCCCACGCCGTGTCACTCAAGAGGCCGGGCCCTGGCACGGCGGCACGGTCCCCTCCCCGGCCAGCCCCGACGGGGCGGCTCGAGGGGACGGGGGCTACCCGGGCAGCGACGAGCCCCAGGCCGGcctccgccccctcccctccgcccgcccCTCTCCCCGCTTTGAATTCCTTGCCACCGAGCTGAATAAAAGTGGTTGTTGTAAATTGAATTAGTGCCTGATTAATCTGCTCCCGGGCCTGCTAGCCCAGCGGGGCGTCTTTGGCAATGCAACCGCCTTCCCTGCAGGGCAGCGGGGCTCCGCAGCCTCCCTGCCCCCATCGctccccccggacccccccccctccgcccccccagccccgccgctgccgggatTTGTTAACTCTTCCCCGGGAAACAgcccctccgtcctgctcccGAGGCCCTTGCTGCTCCTTCGCCGGAGGAAGAGGGGTGTGTGTGTACGGGGATGCGGTCGGCCCGGGACCGGAGGGGGGTCCTAGTCCTGCTGGTCCCACCCGAGCCGCCCAGGGACGCAGCCCGGCACACCCGGgacacgcacacgcac
Encoded here:
- the NTN1 gene encoding netrin-1 isoform X1, which produces MPRRGAEAPLALLLAAAWLAQPLRGGYHGVSMFAVQTAQPDPCYDEHGLPRRCIPDFVNSAFGKEVKVSSTCGKPPSRYCVVTEKGEEQVRSCHLCNASDPKRAHPPSFLTDLNNPHNLTCWQSDSYVQYPHNVTLTLSLGKKFEVTYVSLQFCSPRPESMAIHKSMDYGKTWVPFQFYSTQCRKMYNKPSRAAITKQNEQEAVCTDSHTDVRPLSGGLIAFSTLDGRPTAHDFDNSPVLQDWVTATDIRVTFSRLHTFGDESEDDSELARDSYFYAVSDLQVGGRCKCNGHASRCVRDRDDSLVCDCKHNTAGPECDRCKPFHYDRPWQRATAREANECVACNCNLHARRCRFNMELYKLSGRKSGGVCLNCRHNTAGRHCHYCKEGFYRDLSKPISHRKACKECDCHPVGAAGQTCNQTTGQCPCKDGVTGITCNRCAKGYQQSRSPIAPCIKIPAAPPTTAASSTEEPADCDSYCKASKGKLKINMKKYCKKDYAVQIHILKAEKNADWWKFTVNIISVYKQGSNRIRRGDQTLWIHSKDIACKCPKIKPMKKYLLLGNNEDSPDQSGIIADKTSLVIQWRDTWARRLRKFQQREKKGKCKKA
- the NTN1 gene encoding netrin-1 isoform X2, with product MPRRGAEAPLALLLAAAWLAQPLRGGYHGVSMFAVQTAQPDPCYDEHGLPRRCIPDFVNSAFGKEVKVSSTCGKPPSRYCVVTEKGEEQVRSCHLCNASDPKRAHPPSFLTDLNNPHNLTCWQSDSYVQYPHNVTLTLSLGKKFEVTYVSLQFCSPRPESMAIHKSMDYGKTWVPFQFYSTQCRKMYNKPSRAAITKQNEQEAVCTDSHTDVRPLSGGLIAFSTLDGRPTAHDFDNSPVLQDWVTATDIRVTFSRLHTFGDESEDDSELARDSYFYAVSDLQVGGRCKCNGHASRCVRDRDDSLVCDCKHNTAGPECDRCKPFHYDRPWQRATAREANECVACNCNLHARRCRFNMELYKLSGRKSGGVCLNCRHNTAGRHCHYCKEGFYRDLSKPISHRKACKEIPAAPPTTAASSTEEPADCDSYCKASKGKLKINMKKYCKKDYAVQIHILKAEKNADWWKFTVNIISVYKQGSNRIRRGDQTLWIHSKDIACKCPKIKPMKKYLLLGNNEDSPDQSGIIADKTSLVIQWRDTWARRLRKFQQREKKGKCKKA